One window of Candidatus Mycobacterium wuenschmannii genomic DNA carries:
- a CDS encoding thioesterase II family protein: protein MTGQPPKLFIFPHAGGSAEFYVPFAKAFASDIKRVAVRYPGRGGNHDLGSFTTIGDLADKVCQMIKPPQDPEEKYAFFGHSMGGLLAFEVARRFEQAGSPIAALFVSAVAAPGHVGYEHIPESDRGLLDAVSEMTGVNPEFLENEEFAASILPTLRGLKAISKYDCPPGEKLSCPISAFLGSDDEVATPEKVQPWVDRTSSEFTMKAFPGHHFYLTDHIAELVSEIEPKILSSCRG from the coding sequence GTGACTGGGCAGCCACCAAAGCTTTTCATCTTTCCGCACGCCGGGGGATCGGCCGAGTTTTACGTTCCCTTCGCCAAAGCCTTTGCCAGCGATATCAAACGCGTCGCCGTTCGGTATCCGGGACGCGGCGGTAATCACGACCTCGGGTCGTTCACCACGATCGGCGATCTGGCCGACAAGGTTTGCCAGATGATCAAGCCCCCGCAGGACCCGGAGGAGAAGTACGCCTTCTTCGGCCACAGCATGGGCGGCCTGCTGGCGTTCGAGGTGGCCCGCCGGTTCGAGCAGGCGGGCAGTCCGATTGCCGCACTGTTCGTCTCGGCCGTCGCGGCGCCCGGCCACGTCGGCTACGAACACATCCCCGAGTCGGACCGCGGCCTGCTGGACGCGGTGAGTGAGATGACGGGTGTCAATCCCGAGTTCCTCGAGAACGAAGAGTTCGCGGCGAGCATCTTGCCGACGCTGCGTGGCCTCAAGGCGATCTCTAAATACGACTGTCCGCCGGGTGAGAAGTTGTCCTGCCCAATCTCGGCGTTCCTGGGCTCCGACGACGAAGTGGCAACCCCGGAGAAGGTGCAGCCGTGGGTGGATCGCACATCTTCTGAGTTCACTATGAAAGCTTTTCCCGGACATCATTTTTATCTGACCGACCACATCGCTGAGTTGGTAAGCGAGATCGAGCCGAAGATCTTGTCCTCTTGTAGAGGTTGA